One stretch of Halobacillus litoralis DNA includes these proteins:
- a CDS encoding YaiI/YqxD family protein has protein sequence MPNLNVHIYVDADSCPVQEEIIDVCMQYDLHPYFIATVNHYSREKAEAGWMFVDDGSQSVDLYILNQVDEGDVVITQDLSLAVLLTSKGVYVLTPRGKLVRENDADNIMNQKFIRQQTMKQRKKWKGPSAFTAQDREKFRSVFQKLLSEHEGF, from the coding sequence ATGCCAAATTTAAATGTTCATATTTATGTTGATGCAGATAGCTGTCCAGTACAAGAAGAAATCATCGATGTGTGTATGCAGTATGATCTCCATCCTTATTTCATCGCAACCGTCAATCACTATAGTCGGGAGAAAGCAGAAGCTGGATGGATGTTCGTCGATGACGGATCGCAATCTGTCGATCTGTATATCCTTAATCAAGTGGACGAAGGTGATGTCGTTATAACCCAGGATCTATCTCTGGCTGTATTATTGACTTCCAAAGGGGTTTATGTCCTTACTCCAAGAGGTAAACTGGTTAGAGAAAATGATGCAGACAACATCATGAATCAAAAATTTATAAGGCAGCAGACAATGAAGCAGAGAAAGAAATGGAAGGGCCCATCGGCATTCACAGCGCAGGATCGCGAAAAGTTCCGATCTGTTTTCCAAAAATTGTTGTCAGAACATGAAGGATTTTAA